The genomic interval ACCGCTTCCCGCTGGACGAGGAGTGGCCGCGCTACGGACGGCTGCTGACCGAGCCGCAGCGGCGTGAGCTGGGCCCGCCGCGGCGGCGGAGCTACGACGCCGGTCCTGGGGAGGCGATGGATCTCTCGCCCGGCGACGAGGCGATGCTGGCGCTGCTGGCCCGGGACGGCCGGGCGTCCTACGCGCAGTTGGCCGCCGAAACCGATTGGAGCGCAACCAGAGTCGCGCGTCGAATGGCCGAACTCGAGCAGGCGGGAGTGTTGTATTTCGATCTCGACTTCGCCCTCGAGCGGATGGGCTACGCGACGCGCGGCATGTTGTGGCTGCGGGTGCGTCCCGCCGCGCTGGACATGGTGGGCCGGGCGTTGGTGACCTGCCCGGAGGTGACGTTCGTCGCGGCCACGACGGGTGCGACGAACCTGGTGGTATCGGTGGTCTGCCGCCACATCGCGCACCTGTACCGCTTCGTCACCGAGCGCCTGGGCCGGCTGGACGGCATCACCGACATCGAGATCACCCCGGCGCTGCGCGTGTTCAAACAGGCTCAGGCGCTGCTGCACACGGGCCACGTCACCCTGGTGCCGCAGGCGAAACGCGGATAGGCGGTCGCGTGTCGGGCGCGTCGCTTGCCTCGAACACGTGTTCGTCTAAGCTGTGCGGCAGAACTTGTCGGTGCCGCCCTCTAACGTGGGCGCCAACCACAGCACGAGACCCACCCGTCGAGAAGGGGACCAGACGATGGCACCACAGGCTTACGACCGCGACAAGGCGCTCGAACTGGCGCTGGCACAGGTCGAGAAGAGCTTCGGCAAGGGCGCCGTGATGCGCCTGGGCGAGGAGGCGCGCCAACCCATCTCGGTGATCCCGACGGGTTCCATCGCGCTGGACGTGGCCCTGGGCCTCGGTGGCCTGCCGCGCGGCCGCATCGTCGAGATCTACGGCCCGGAGTCCTCGGGTAAGACCACCGTCGCCCTGCACGCGGTCGCCAATGCGCAGGCCGCCGGCGGTGTCGCGGCGTTCATCGACGCCGAGCACGCGCTGGACCCCGAATACGCCCGCAAGCTCGGTGTCGACACCGACGCGCTGCTGGTCTCCCAGCCCGATACCGGCGAGCAGGCGCTCGAGATCGCCGACATGCTGGTCCGCTCGGGCGCCATCGACATCATCGTCATCGACTCGGTGGCCGCGCTGGTACCGCGCGCCGAGATCGAGGGCGAGATGGGCGACAGCCACGTCGGCCTGCAGGCCCGCTTGATGAGCCAGGCGTTGCGCAAGATGACGAGCGCGCTCAACAATTCGGGCACCACCGCCATCTTCATCAACCAGCTGCGCGAGAAGATCGGCGTCATGTTCGGCTCGCCCGAGACCACCACGGGTGGTAAGGCGCTGAAGTTCTACGCCTCGGTCCGCTTGGACGTGCGCCGCATCGAGACACTCAAGGACGGCAGCGACGCGGTCGGCAACCGCACCCGCGTCAAGGTCGTCAAGAACAAGGTCTCGCCGCCGTTCAAGCAGGCCGAGTTCGACATCCTCTACGGCCACGGCATCTCCAAGGAGGGCTCGCTCATCGATATGGGTGTCGAGCACGGCTTCGTCCGCAAGTCGGGCTCCTGGTACACCTACGAGGGCGACCAGCTCGGCCAGGGCAAGGAGAACGCGCGCAAGTTCCTGCTGGAGAACACCGACGTGCGCGACGAGATCGAGAAGAAGATCAAGGAGAAGCTCGGCATCGGGGCAGATGTCACCGCAGACGCGGGCGCCGAGGCGCCCGTCGACTTCTAGCCGATGCCCGACCGGGAAGCGTCGGGGTCTCGGGATGACCAAGACCCCGGCGCGACTCGGCTCGAAGCGGTAGAGCGGCTGCGCCGCCGGACGGAGCAGTCGGAGCGCGGGAGAGCCGGGGGCGCGGCTTCGGTGGGTGGCCAGGTGCTGGGGCGGGCCAAGGCGGTGTGCTTGCGGCTCTTGATCGATCAGCGAGGGGTCGATCGGGCGAGGTTGGCGGAGGCTTTGGCGGCCGAGGGATATGCGGACCAGGTGATCCGGCAGGCCCTCGACCAACTGGTCGAGGCTGGTCTGCTCGACGGCTGTGAAGTACCGCGTTTGGAAGTACCGCGTTTGCCACCTGCCGAGGGGCAGCGTCGGCGTGGTAGCGGTCGGTCCGTCCCGCGGAACCTCTCCGCTGCACCCGTGGCGGGAGATATTGCGCCACAACCAGTTCCGGATGCTTCGGCGGCTGGATCACCGGAGGTGGAGGAGCGGCGGCGTGGCAGGGCGAGGCATGGCCGGGAAAGGCGCAGTCAGGAAAGGCGCGGCGCCGATGAACAGGGGGCCGGGGGTGGGACCGAGGCTCAGGCCAAGGAGTTGTGCCTGCGGTTGTTGACCGATCGGGCGCGGAGTCGGGCCGAACTGGCTGAGAAGTTGGCGGGCAAGGGGTTCGCGACCGAGGTCGGGGAGCGGGTGTTGGATCGGCTCGCCGAGGTGGGGCTTGTTAACGACGCGGCATTCGCCGAGCAGTGGGTGCATTCTCGGCACACCTATGCGGGCAAGGGGAAGAAGGCCATCGCGCTCGAGTTGCGCCGCAAGGGCGTGGACCCGGCCGACGCGGAACCGGCGCTCGCGGGCGTCACCGCGGAGTCGGAGATCGACCGTGCCGCTGAACTCGTGCGCCGGAAACTCAATTCCCTGCCACCGGATCTGGACCGCGACAAGGCGACCCGCCGCCTGGTCGGCATGCTGGCCCGGCGCGGCTACAGCCAGTCGACGGCCTACGCCGTGGTGAAGGAGGAACTGTCCACCGTCGAGTTCGCGCCCACCCCGAGTGCTCCGGCCTCCCGGCCCGCAAGTACACCGCGACCAACTTCGGCCCCACCTCCGGGCGAAGATCCCAGCGAGAATCACGAACCCGAGGCCAGCGGAACAGTTACTCGCCGCACGGCCCGTAGCGGCGGCCTCGCCCGCGACATCCCGATGCAGCGCGGCAGCGGCGACGACGCTGAGGACGAGCACCGGTCCGCCACCGAGCTGGTACGTCGGAAGCTGCGCACCCTCTCGCCGAACCTGGAGCAGGACAAGGCGATACGCCGTCTGGTCGGCATGCTGGCCCGGCGCGGCTACAGCCGGTCGACGGCCTACACCGTGGTCCAGGCGGAGCTGTCCGCACGCGAGTCCGAGCGCTGATTCCGACTACCTGCGGGCACGCCACCTTCCCTGCCCGGCATCACCGCCGCGACAAACTGCCCGCGCTGGCCATGGGCCCCGGCGGCACTCGGTCCGCACCCCAGCTGCGATGCACGTAGCCGACCACACGGTCCAGTTCCTCGCGCCCCACCGCCGCCGACTCGCCCGGCTCCAGCGGATCGAAATGGAAGATATAGAGCCGCGACGCGAACTGCTCGAACGGCAGCGACGCCTCGCCGAACCGTTCCCCGTGTCCGGCGGTGCCGACGACCACACCGTCGCCCCAGTCCTGACCGCTGTCGTTGTTCGGGTTGTAGAAGTAGACCCGCATCGTGTCCTGCGGGTCGAGGCTCACCCGCAACACGGTGATCGCGTGCCAGCCGATGAACCGGGCCGCGCTGTCGGTGACGGCGACACCGGCCGGCTGTGGGTGGATCAACGGCTGATTGCCGTTGTAGAAGGGGTGATAGGCGGCGTAGAAGTGGCGGAGGAACTCCTCGAGATCGGTCAGATTACCCGTCGCCACATCGACATTGATGCGGAAGCCGCGCCCGGACCACCAGCCGTGGAACTCCGGATTGACCCAGCGGTGCGGATCGCCCTCGCGGTCGACGCAGCGCCGCCCCATCTCGGTATAGATCCGGTCCAGATGCGGAACCACCAGCAGTGACACCGGATCCAGGTCGGACGGCAGCCCGGCGGCCATGCCCGCACCACTTTCCCGCGACGAGATCGGCTGCCCTTCGAAATGCATGACGATCTCGTCGTCACGCGCCGCCCAGGCGACCGTCTGCAGCAGGTAATCCGGATCGTTGTACGCCCACATCGACAAGGCTCGCGCCGATTGACAGGTCGGATTGTCGCCCTGCCCGACCCCGAGCGGCTGACCCAGAATGGACAGCACGCCCGCCAGCAGCCACGCCCGCGGCTCGGGCGCGGGGCCGAACACCGCTGTCAACCGCTGCCGCGCGTGCGGCGACAGCTGCAATCCCAGCTGCCGCCACATCCCCGGCGCCACGGGCGGCTGGTACAGGATGCCGCGCTCCAGCAGCAGCGCCAGCCCGTAGATGCACTGCGCCGTCTCGACATGCACGACATCGTCGATGAGCTTGCGCACCAGTTCGTGATAGCAGAGCAGGCAATCGCGCCCGGTGTTGGACAATCCCAGCGCCTCGGCGAGCAGGTATTCGCCCTTCCCGAGCAGGAAACGCAGCAGCACAGCGTGATACGGCGAGACCAGTCCGGTGTCGTGCATGGACCGCGCGAAACCGGCCGCCTCGAACTGCAGCGTGCCGTCGTCCATCGTTTCCAGCCGGGCGCGGTACACCTCCACGCCCGGATCCTCCCGGCAGGCGTCGGTGGTGCCGTAGAGGCTGCTGATCAACCGGTCGGCGCCGAGTCCGGTGGCGCCCAGATCGATGTCCGGATTGCTGCGGGCCACGGCGATCTGGGTGATCATCCGCTTCACCGCGTCGACCTGGATCGGGCGCTGCCGCAGTATCCGCCAGATCTCGTCCACCAGGTGCTCGAGCACCTTCTCGTACCCGACCTCCTCGACCAGGTAGCCGAGCAGACTGCGCGACACCTGGGCCATCCGCCCCTGCTGCGTCCGCTCGACCTCCGTGGGCGGCGTCAGCAGCAGGGTCAGGTTGGCCGCCAGCACCTGCGAAAGATGCTGCTGCGCCTGCTCTGCGGTGATCAGGGGATGCGCGTAGGCGCCCTTGGCCACGGCCAGCAGGCGCAGGTCGCTCACCGTCTCCAGCACCACCGTGTCGGCGTTCGGACTCCGCAGTGACCCGGTGCTCAACGCCGGAATCAGAATCTGCGGAGACGCCCAGTCCGTGCCGAGGAACAGCCCGGAGTCCTCGATCTGCTCGGCGCGGTGCCGAATCGCGGCGCATCCGCCCGGGATGAGCAGCACTCGGCGCAGGGCGGCCAGCATCCGGGACAGTCTGGTCTGCTTGCCGAGATCGCTGGCGTCCGCGAGGGATCGCGTCGCGTCGTCGAGCTGGGCGAGCCGCCGGTCCAGGGTCGCGCTGTCGCTGCTGGGTGAACTCAATTACAGGACCCTCCCGTGATCCGATGCTGCCGCGGATCAGATGTAGAAATCGAGTTCTTCCTGCCGCTTCAGCAGATCCCGCAGAGTGTACGGATCGTCACCGAAGAAGTACAGTAGCCCCCAATGGTTTCCGAACGCGGTGCGCTTGGTGACCTTGTCGGTCAGGGGAGCGGTGAGCTCGTGTGATTCGAAGTAATCGTGATCCTCGGTCTCTTCCGGCATGGACAAATGGCTGACCACACGTCGACGTGGATACACGCCGAAACAGCCGGCGTGGCCTCGTGCGTCCACCACTTCCTTGGGGAAGAACGCGTCTATTTCCGCCTCGGTCGTTTTCGGATCGAAGGCCAGGACCAGCGCGTGATACGCGTTGAAACCGTAGGCCCGCTCCAGCAATTCGAACACCTTGAAACCCGGCGGCCGGTAGGCGACCTCGCCGAAGTACATCTCGCCGTCGCTGGTGACGAAGTACTCGGGATGGACGAAGCCGAACTCGATGTCGAACGTCTTGATCAGTTTCTCGACCTGCCGGGTGATCTCCGGCCGGTACCGTTCGAGTTCCGGTGTCGCCGGGACGAATACCGAGTAACCGAGCGTGACGTACTCGGAGATGTTGAGAAAACGGATGCGCCCCTTGTGGATCCAGGCCTCCACCGCGAATTCCCAGCCGTCCAGATGGGACTCCATCAGCAGCGGGAACTCGTCGTCGGGAATGGTGTCGATCTCGTCCGGGGTGCGGATGACCCGGTGCCCGAGGCAGCCGGCCTTGTCGAAGGCCTTGATGTGGATGGGATCGTTGGGGTCGCCGTCCAGCTTCAGCAGGGTCTGGTTGACCCGCTTGAGGAAACGGATGACGTCGTCGCGCTCGTGGGCCTCCTCGAAGATGCCCACGCGGATGC from Nocardia wallacei carries:
- a CDS encoding ATP-grasp domain-containing protein → MEIAETLQELGVDVAIPIYEETVEWAGAINSVLLDNPRLLGQAMLLRDKSLMKRRAQLGGIRVGIFEEAHERDDVIRFLKRVNQTLLKLDGDPNDPIHIKAFDKAGCLGHRVIRTPDEIDTIPDDEFPLLMESHLDGWEFAVEAWIHKGRIRFLNISEYVTLGYSVFVPATPELERYRPEITRQVEKLIKTFDIEFGFVHPEYFVTSDGEMYFGEVAYRPPGFKVFELLERAYGFNAYHALVLAFDPKTTEAEIDAFFPKEVVDARGHAGCFGVYPRRRVVSHLSMPEETEDHDYFESHELTAPLTDKVTKRTAFGNHWGLLYFFGDDPYTLRDLLKRQEELDFYI
- the recA gene encoding recombinase RecA, whose protein sequence is MAPQAYDRDKALELALAQVEKSFGKGAVMRLGEEARQPISVIPTGSIALDVALGLGGLPRGRIVEIYGPESSGKTTVALHAVANAQAAGGVAAFIDAEHALDPEYARKLGVDTDALLVSQPDTGEQALEIADMLVRSGAIDIIVIDSVAALVPRAEIEGEMGDSHVGLQARLMSQALRKMTSALNNSGTTAIFINQLREKIGVMFGSPETTTGGKALKFYASVRLDVRRIETLKDGSDAVGNRTRVKVVKNKVSPPFKQAEFDILYGHGISKEGSLIDMGVEHGFVRKSGSWYTYEGDQLGQGKENARKFLLENTDVRDEIEKKIKEKLGIGADVTADAGAEAPVDF
- a CDS encoding RecX family transcriptional regulator, giving the protein MQRGSGDDAEDEHRSATELVRRKLRTLSPNLEQDKAIRRLVGMLARRGYSRSTAYTVVQAELSARESER
- a CDS encoding Lrp/AsnC family transcriptional regulator; translated protein: MPLEDDEETSVLDLLDKQIVHGLVTDPRIPFARLAAILGVSEQTVARRYRSMRQRGMVHIAGLVNAVPLGSTRWMVRVRSTPDKALRLAESLARLPDVSWVSLLSTGSEVTCMSRPRTLEHRDRLLLDTLPRTSQVVGLAAYEIMHRFPLDEEWPRYGRLLTEPQRRELGPPRRRSYDAGPGEAMDLSPGDEAMLALLARDGRASYAQLAAETDWSATRVARRMAELEQAGVLYFDLDFALERMGYATRGMLWLRVRPAALDMVGRALVTCPEVTFVAATTGATNLVVSVVCRHIAHLYRFVTERLGRLDGITDIEITPALRVFKQAQALLHTGHVTLVPQAKRG